A segment of the Vagococcus hydrophili genome:
TCAATTACAAGAGCAATTAGATGATGTGAATTATCGTTTGCGTCAAAGTGGACAAGATTTACTTGAACGCCAACGTGAAATTCAACAATTACAATTAGTTGTTAGCGATAATGAAAATTATATTAATGGCTTACAAGCTGATTATGACCAATTAAGATCAGCTAATAACACGCAAATTGAGCAATTATTGCAAGAAAATGATATGTTGAAAACTGATTTAATTGATTACCGTAACAGTGAACTAGAAGGTAAACAAATCGTTCAAGCGGTTAAGAGTGAATTACATCAATTAACATTAGAAAAAGAAACGATTCAAGAAGACTTGAAACAAAAACTACAACGTATGGAATATGAAAATGATGAATTACGTACTGTTCTTAAAGAAAATCAAGTATTCGAAGATAAAACACAACAAGATTTAATCGAAACAACCCGTGAACTAAACAAATTCCGTGATGATGTGAAACGTTTAGAAACAGAAAATTCATTGTTAACTCGTGAATGGGAAACACGTTTTCAAACATTGTCTTCAGAAAAAGAAGAATTAGCAGTGGCTTATAATACAAGTCGCCAGTTAGAAGTAGAGCGTCAAAATGAACTGATTCAATTAAAAAATAGTTTAGTTGTTTTAGAGCAAAACTTACAACAAGCGGGACTTGAACAACAAAGAGCCGTTAGTCAATGGGAAGAACGTGTTGCTAAAGAAGAACGTGAAACAGCGCGTATCTTACAACAAGCAAGTTTAGATAAAGATCAATTTGCTAGAAACAAAGAGCAAGAAATCAAACGTCTTTCTGATCGTTTAGAACAACAACAAAACTTAGTTGATAAATTAATGATGTCACAAAAAGACACACAAGAAAATTGGCAAGAAAATTATCAATTACTAGAAACTAATTACAAAACAGCAAGAGATCGTTCGGTTCAATTAGAACAAGAAATTTCTCGCTTATTACAAGATAACCAATTGTTAGAAACTAAATTAGCAGGTATGGAACAAAGAGAAGCTCACGTTGTGGCGCCGGTTATTCCAGTAGCACCTGTTGTACCAGTAGCAGCACCAAGTTTAGAAGCTGTTTTAGAGCAAACAAGTAGCACGCAAAACGCACTTCAAGCAGAAATTGACAATGAAGTCGCAAGTTTAGAAGTACCTGTAGTTAAACCAGAACCAAAAGTTGAAAAAGAAATTGCTTATGAAGAAGAAGTTGAAGAAACAGCAGATTCTGATTATGACTACGATTACGGTTACGACGGTTATGATGATGAGTATGGCTATGACGACGAATATGATGATGAGTATGATGATGACGACGACGATTCAGACGACGTTTTAAGCTATGACGGCGAAACAATCAAAGAAGATGTAGAAGAATTATTAGATAATACGGATGATGAAGACATCGAAAAAGTTTCTAAAAAAGATTTTGCAGAAGTTGAAGAACGCGTTGATGGCTTGAAACGTTTATTTGAAAAAACAGAAGATGCTGATTTCAAAACATTCGTAGCGCCAAAAATGAAAAAATACAACAAACTGAAAAATAAAATCGAAGAAGATGTGAAAAAACCTAAATTATTCTCACCTAAATACAAAATTGAAGCAGGTCTCTTCAATGAAATGAAAGCTTATGCTTTAATGAGCCGCCATTTACAAGTTTTATCAGGTGAAGATGAAGACGCTGATTATGACTATGATTACGATGGTTATGATTATGAGTACGATTACGAATAGAGATTAGAAAGTTTAAAGTGAGACATGAAAGTGTTTTGCTTTAAGCTTTTTTTATCAAAGAAAGGACGTTTTAAAATGAAAAAGACAAGTAATCCATTTACGATTCATCCTCCTGTAGGTCCTTATGTTCATCAAGTAATTAATTCGGGTTATCAACCAAAATGGCTAACGCTATCTGGTCAAATTGGCATGACTAAAGAGGGAGATATTCCAAGTGAAGTATCCAAACAATTTGAACTTGCTTTAAAGAATATTAAATCTAATTTATTGATGGCTGAGATGGATGTTAAAAACTTAGTAAAGTTAACTATTTATTTAGTTGAGGAAATTGATCTAGAAGAAAGAACGAAAGCATTGAAAGAGTTTTTAAAAGAAGAAGAAACGGCGATGACACTTTTATACGTTAAAGGTTTAGCTAATCCGAAGTTGAAGGTTGAAATCGATGTAGTGGCTTGTAAATAAAGAAAAAAGGAACGCTCTGCTTTAAGCAGTCGTTCCTTTTTCGCCTTTTTCAATGGCATATTTAATTAATAATGGTGAGAAGAGAGTTGTTAGGATAATCGCAACAACAATGGCAGAATATAAGCCTTCGTTGATTAAG
Coding sequences within it:
- a CDS encoding RidA family protein; this encodes MKKTSNPFTIHPPVGPYVHQVINSGYQPKWLTLSGQIGMTKEGDIPSEVSKQFELALKNIKSNLLMAEMDVKNLVKLTIYLVEEIDLEERTKALKEFLKEEETAMTLLYVKGLANPKLKVEIDVVACK